In Actinoplanes sp. NBC_00393, a single genomic region encodes these proteins:
- a CDS encoding sensor histidine kinase — translation MRSSNADVELRLARAAAIALSLGFGFGGFVGILDSDDPLGHQIVAAALLTALLVLHLRNCVRRSDGTRPKGWQATLAAQTVLTAAGMLWFADTWYGNSGFLAAAVLLLIRPAGLAWAGFALIVAAQFVAALPVRPTVGEALYLAVGHAAFVGIALYAIARLADLVTDLRDTRLELAAAEVARQRLEFGRQLNDRVGASLRRVVDDGETMLALPDPSAAGDRLRQALTTARSALNEARSVAHGHRAEDTGPPVRRVAADLTVRTVAALGVATILLMIVPTGVRYVIRADLALAELLLFSLCLITVVACYLRCCTPRRDGSRPRGWPVLLLALAALTVVPLLVFDFWLWHMAYFLPGATLVLLRGPLRWLVTVPLVLLDSVLLVWGAHLGAPTPIGQLYEAVWVAERALLVYALSRMAGLAIRLSDARAELSRAAVVHDRLRFARDLHDLFGYSLSVLVLKSELAQRLLDRDAARARAELAEGVQVARQALADLDEVTVGYRPMSVTAEAQTARAVLTAAGVQVSGDAVAGEWSTEVDTVLATVLREGVTNVLRHSTAGRCELSVTADATAVRLCLTNDGVTGSGPHRAGMGLENLGRRLETLGGRLDAGPRDGGFELVATVPLQPALVGGDPDGVHPVAGVEPGDGRRQVVTHGSHAEE, via the coding sequence GTGCGATCGAGCAACGCGGATGTCGAGCTGCGCCTGGCCCGGGCGGCCGCGATCGCGCTCAGCCTCGGTTTCGGGTTCGGCGGCTTCGTCGGCATCCTGGACAGCGACGATCCGCTCGGGCATCAGATCGTCGCGGCGGCGCTGCTCACCGCGCTGCTCGTCCTGCACCTGCGCAACTGCGTGCGCCGTAGCGACGGAACCCGCCCGAAGGGCTGGCAAGCGACGCTGGCCGCCCAGACCGTGCTCACCGCTGCCGGCATGCTCTGGTTCGCCGACACCTGGTACGGCAACTCCGGCTTCCTCGCCGCGGCGGTGCTGCTGCTGATCCGCCCCGCGGGCCTGGCCTGGGCCGGGTTCGCGCTGATCGTGGCCGCGCAGTTCGTCGCGGCCCTGCCGGTGCGGCCGACCGTCGGCGAGGCCCTGTACCTCGCAGTCGGCCACGCGGCGTTCGTCGGCATCGCCCTGTATGCGATCGCCCGCCTCGCCGACCTCGTCACCGACCTGCGCGACACCCGGCTGGAACTGGCTGCCGCCGAGGTCGCCCGGCAACGGCTGGAATTCGGCCGGCAACTCAACGACCGGGTCGGCGCCAGCCTGCGCCGGGTGGTCGACGACGGCGAGACGATGCTGGCGCTGCCCGATCCGTCGGCCGCCGGCGACCGGCTGCGCCAGGCGCTCACGACCGCCCGCTCGGCGCTGAACGAGGCGCGCTCGGTGGCGCACGGCCACCGCGCCGAGGACACCGGCCCACCCGTACGCCGGGTGGCCGCCGACCTGACCGTCAGGACCGTCGCCGCCCTGGGCGTCGCCACGATCCTGCTCATGATCGTCCCCACCGGGGTCCGCTATGTGATCCGGGCTGATCTGGCGCTCGCCGAGCTGCTGCTGTTCAGCCTCTGCCTGATCACCGTCGTCGCCTGCTATCTGCGCTGCTGCACGCCCCGGCGCGACGGTTCCCGGCCACGCGGATGGCCGGTCCTGCTGCTCGCGCTCGCCGCGCTGACGGTCGTGCCGCTGCTGGTGTTCGACTTCTGGCTGTGGCACATGGCGTACTTCCTTCCCGGCGCCACCCTCGTGCTGCTGCGCGGACCGCTGCGCTGGCTGGTCACCGTCCCCCTGGTGCTGCTGGACTCGGTGCTGCTGGTGTGGGGCGCCCACCTGGGCGCGCCGACCCCGATCGGCCAGCTCTACGAGGCGGTCTGGGTGGCCGAGCGCGCGCTGCTGGTCTACGCGCTGTCCCGGATGGCCGGCCTGGCGATCCGCCTCTCGGACGCCCGCGCCGAACTGTCCCGGGCCGCCGTCGTGCACGACCGGCTGCGCTTCGCCCGCGATCTGCACGACCTGTTCGGCTACAGCCTGTCGGTGCTGGTGCTCAAGAGCGAGCTCGCCCAGCGACTGCTCGACCGCGATGCCGCGCGGGCCCGGGCCGAGCTCGCCGAGGGCGTGCAGGTGGCCCGCCAGGCGCTCGCCGACCTGGACGAGGTGACCGTCGGCTACCGCCCGATGTCGGTCACCGCCGAGGCGCAGACCGCCCGGGCGGTGCTGACCGCCGCCGGTGTGCAGGTCTCCGGCGACGCGGTGGCGGGGGAGTGGAGCACCGAGGTGGACACGGTGCTCGCGACCGTGCTGCGCGAGGGCGTCACCAACGTGCTGCGGCACAGCACCGCCGGGCGTTGCGAGCTGAGCGTGACAGCGGACGCGACGGCGGTGCGGTTGTGCTTGACCAACGACGGCGTCACCGGCTCCGGACCGCACCGGGCCGGGATGGGCCTGGAGAACCTCGGCCGCCGGCTGGAGACGCTGGGCGGGCGGCTCGACGCCGGGCCCCGCGACGGCGGCTTCGAGCTGGTCGCGACCGTGCCGCTACAGCCAGCCCTGGTCGGTGGCGATCCGGATGGCGTCCACCCGGTTGCGGGCGTCGAGCCGGGTGATGGCCGACGACAGGTAGTTACGCACGGTTCCCACGCTGAGGAATAG
- a CDS encoding ABC transporter substrate-binding protein — protein MRIRQRVALLTVAVLLGAAGCSQEAEAPESTAVAATTGCASSGELTMWERSGGNKDMVDMLVAAWNAKNPDCKVALTYIPHTEMVGKIAQGIASGQVPDLMGMDLIYAPQFEKAGQLVDLTDRLTGWPELTTASKGHMTVATFEDRLYGVPLYADVSALFYNKDLFTKAGLDPAKPPTSLPELRAYADKITALGGDVKGYYLPGNCAGCNIFTVGPLMWASGAKIEAAGPGDEPLVGDGVKQVLQFERDMVKAGNVHDGDRTENGETFHLQFGSGKVGMMGTGNFNITLARQQNPSMQFGITLLPGMTPNSSASFIGGDLVVVPKGSKRVNDAVNFMKFLLSDDVQVEVYAKALNLTTRADMVDNKYFKEEPLVQDVAKALTVGRTPYTLTFFEQINSPQGPWLKMLQRAYYTDDNLDTVIADAKKEMSDIAAKS, from the coding sequence ATGAGAATCCGCCAGCGGGTGGCCCTCCTGACGGTCGCGGTCCTGCTCGGGGCCGCCGGCTGTTCGCAGGAGGCGGAGGCGCCGGAGTCCACGGCCGTCGCGGCCACCACCGGTTGCGCCAGCAGCGGCGAACTCACCATGTGGGAGCGCTCGGGCGGCAACAAGGACATGGTGGACATGCTCGTCGCGGCCTGGAACGCCAAGAATCCGGACTGCAAGGTCGCGCTGACCTACATCCCGCACACCGAGATGGTCGGCAAGATCGCCCAGGGCATCGCCTCCGGCCAGGTCCCCGACCTGATGGGGATGGACCTGATCTACGCCCCGCAGTTCGAGAAGGCCGGCCAGCTCGTCGATCTCACCGACCGGCTCACCGGCTGGCCGGAGCTGACCACCGCCAGCAAGGGGCACATGACGGTCGCGACCTTCGAGGACCGGCTCTACGGCGTCCCGCTGTACGCCGACGTGTCCGCGCTGTTCTACAACAAGGACCTGTTCACGAAGGCGGGCCTGGACCCGGCCAAGCCGCCGACCAGCCTGCCCGAGCTGCGCGCCTACGCCGACAAGATCACCGCGCTGGGCGGGGACGTCAAGGGCTACTACCTGCCGGGCAACTGCGCGGGCTGCAACATCTTCACGGTCGGCCCGCTGATGTGGGCCTCCGGCGCCAAGATCGAGGCGGCCGGGCCGGGCGACGAGCCGCTCGTCGGTGACGGCGTCAAACAGGTGCTGCAGTTCGAACGGGACATGGTCAAGGCCGGCAACGTGCACGACGGCGACCGCACCGAGAACGGCGAGACATTCCACCTGCAGTTCGGCTCCGGCAAGGTCGGCATGATGGGCACCGGCAACTTCAACATCACCCTGGCCCGCCAGCAGAACCCGTCGATGCAGTTCGGGATCACCCTGCTGCCCGGCATGACGCCGAACTCGAGCGCCTCGTTCATCGGCGGCGACCTGGTCGTGGTGCCCAAGGGCAGCAAGCGGGTCAACGACGCGGTCAACTTCATGAAGTTCCTGCTCTCCGACGACGTCCAGGTCGAGGTGTACGCGAAAGCGCTCAACCTGACGACGCGCGCCGACATGGTCGACAACAAGTACTTCAAGGAGGAACCGCTGGTCCAGGACGTGGCGAAGGCGCTCACCGTCGGGCGTACGCCGTACACGCTCACCTTCTTCGAGCAGATCAACTCACCGCAGGGCCCGTGGCTCAAGATGCTGCAGCGCGCCTACTACACCGACGACAACCTCGACACGGTCATCGCCGACGCGAAGAAGGAAATGAGCGACATCGCCGCGAAATCCTGA
- a CDS encoding carbohydrate ABC transporter permease, with protein sequence MQRTRSNRLTGLAYVAPALVFVLVFTVYPLGRMVWMSLHNWSLIAEPRFIGLDNFRQAFSDRQFWTSFLFTLKYTALITPVLIIGGYLLALLTAPVSRVRAFTRTVIFVPVVIGLGVSSLLWYWLFSTDFGVINRILLDLGLIDQPVLWLGVDAGTSNFAISTSVVWKVIGFGMILFVGAIQAVPAEITEASLVDGAGYWQRIGRVVLPLTMRTVLLVTLVSVIGSLLAFDQFYIMTAGQPQNETATSVFFVYLNSFPYLKLGYGAALSLILAVTILAFTIVQLVLTRRSES encoded by the coding sequence ATGCAGCGTACGCGGAGCAACCGCCTGACCGGCCTGGCGTACGTGGCTCCGGCGCTGGTGTTCGTGCTGGTGTTCACGGTCTACCCGCTGGGCCGGATGGTGTGGATGTCGCTGCACAACTGGTCGCTGATCGCCGAACCACGGTTCATCGGGCTGGACAACTTCCGGCAGGCGTTCAGCGACCGGCAGTTCTGGACGTCGTTCCTGTTCACGCTGAAGTACACGGCCCTGATCACCCCGGTGCTGATCATCGGCGGCTACCTGCTGGCCCTGTTGACGGCACCGGTCTCCCGGGTGCGCGCGTTCACCCGTACCGTGATCTTCGTCCCGGTGGTGATCGGTCTCGGGGTTTCCAGCCTGCTCTGGTACTGGCTGTTCAGCACCGACTTCGGGGTGATCAACCGGATCCTGCTGGACCTCGGCCTCATCGATCAGCCGGTGCTCTGGCTCGGGGTGGACGCCGGCACGTCGAACTTCGCGATCAGCACCTCGGTGGTGTGGAAGGTCATCGGCTTCGGGATGATCCTGTTCGTCGGCGCAATCCAGGCCGTCCCGGCCGAGATCACCGAGGCCAGCCTGGTCGACGGCGCCGGGTACTGGCAGCGGATCGGACGGGTGGTGCTGCCGCTGACCATGCGCACGGTCCTGCTGGTCACCCTGGTCAGCGTGATCGGCTCGCTGCTGGCATTCGACCAGTTCTACATCATGACCGCCGGGCAGCCGCAGAACGAGACCGCGACCTCGGTCTTCTTCGTCTACCTCAACTCGTTCCCGTACCTGAAGCTCGGCTACGGCGCCGCGCTGTCGCTGATCCTCGCGGTGACCATCCTGGCGTTCACCATCGTGCAGCTCGTACTGACCCGCCGGAGCGAGTCATGA
- a CDS encoding carbohydrate ABC transporter permease, protein MTTAPARTGYLIAAACLTIATVMLLPLAYSMLASIKPTAEAAATPPTYLPHGVSLDSYRRLWDYQEGLLTYLGNSFGTAVLTIVLTLLLTVPAAYGLARFPIPAREPIFVVLLLALIVPYQALLTPMFLMFAKIGLTNSLLGLAVLHTTIQLPFSLYILRNTFAAVPREIEEAAVMDGAGSLQILRRVFLPPTVPAVVTVTLFAFITSWNEFLGALVMMSSSAKFTLPVILATARTETSLGGTDWGMLQAGVTISIIPCVLVYLLLQRYYMAGLMSGAVK, encoded by the coding sequence ATGACCACCGCCCCGGCACGGACCGGCTATCTGATCGCGGCCGCCTGCCTGACAATCGCCACGGTCATGCTGCTGCCGCTGGCCTACTCGATGCTGGCCTCGATCAAACCGACCGCCGAGGCGGCCGCCACCCCACCGACGTACCTGCCGCACGGGGTGAGCCTGGACAGCTACCGGCGGCTCTGGGACTACCAGGAGGGTCTGCTCACCTACCTGGGCAACAGCTTCGGCACGGCGGTGCTGACCATCGTCCTCACCCTGCTGCTGACGGTGCCCGCCGCGTACGGTCTGGCCCGCTTCCCGATCCCCGCCCGCGAACCGATCTTCGTCGTCCTGCTGCTCGCGCTGATCGTGCCGTACCAGGCGCTGCTCACCCCGATGTTCCTGATGTTCGCGAAGATCGGCCTGACCAACTCGCTGCTCGGCCTGGCCGTGCTGCACACCACGATCCAGTTGCCGTTCAGCCTCTACATCCTGCGCAACACGTTCGCCGCGGTGCCCCGCGAGATCGAGGAGGCCGCCGTCATGGACGGCGCGGGTTCCCTGCAGATCCTGCGGCGGGTGTTCCTGCCGCCGACCGTGCCGGCGGTCGTCACGGTCACCCTGTTCGCCTTCATCACGTCGTGGAACGAGTTCCTCGGCGCGCTGGTGATGATGAGCTCGAGCGCCAAGTTCACCCTGCCGGTGATCCTGGCGACCGCCCGTACCGAGACCAGCCTCGGCGGCACCGACTGGGGCATGCTCCAGGCCGGCGTCACCATCTCGATCATCCCCTGTGTCCTCGTCTACCTGTTGCTTCAGCGGTACTACATGGCCGGCCTGATGAGCGGAGCCGTCAAATGA
- a CDS encoding glycoside hydrolase family 127 protein, which produces MSVAVVHRVELTGGFWADRVRINREHTIPHGFEQLGKAGNLHNLRLAAGAEGEYRSPDALPFLDSDVYKWLEAVGWELGRAPEPGLASAADEVIALVAAAQRPDGYLNSYVQVVGGGVPYRDLSWGHELYCLGHLIQAAVAWHRALGDDRLLTIALRAVAHVPDDIIDGHPNIEMALVDLGRITGERRHLTMAARMLELRGHGTLPAARFGAAYWQDHEPVREASSVAGHAVRQLYLDCGAVDVAVELGDDRLLAAVRRRWDDMMRTRAYLTGGLGSRHRDEAFGDPYELPPDRAYAETCAAIANVMLARRLSLATGEAGYADAIERTMFNGVLPGIALNGTEFFYTNPLQRRTHRAPGGTGQRQPWYRCACCPPNLMRMLSTWEQHLATYDDSGIQLHQYASADLRTPATLLRMRTGYPWDGRITVHVAETPAQSWTLSLRVPRWSRSATLTGPDGTHTVDAGVVKRHRRWQPGDVVELSLDQPARITEPDPRIDAVRGCVAVQRGPLVYCIEAADAPPRTEIEELTCDPRRELTPVPRPDIAEAMVGIDVPMTGGRTAGAIPYFAWANRGPGGMRVWIPA; this is translated from the coding sequence ATGAGCGTGGCAGTGGTCCACCGGGTCGAACTCACCGGCGGGTTCTGGGCCGACCGGGTCCGGATCAACCGGGAGCACACCATCCCGCACGGGTTCGAGCAGCTCGGCAAGGCCGGGAACCTGCACAACCTGCGGCTCGCGGCCGGCGCCGAGGGCGAGTACCGCTCCCCCGACGCGCTGCCGTTCCTGGACTCCGACGTCTACAAGTGGCTGGAGGCGGTCGGCTGGGAGCTCGGCCGGGCGCCGGAGCCGGGCCTGGCCTCGGCGGCCGACGAGGTGATCGCGCTGGTCGCCGCGGCGCAACGGCCCGACGGCTATCTGAACAGCTACGTGCAGGTGGTCGGCGGCGGCGTGCCGTACCGGGATCTGTCCTGGGGGCACGAGCTGTACTGCCTCGGGCACCTGATCCAGGCCGCGGTGGCATGGCACCGGGCGCTGGGCGACGACCGGCTGCTGACGATCGCGCTGCGGGCCGTCGCGCATGTGCCGGACGACATCATCGACGGCCATCCCAACATCGAGATGGCGCTCGTGGACCTCGGCCGGATCACCGGCGAGCGCCGCCATCTGACGATGGCCGCCCGCATGCTCGAGCTGCGCGGGCACGGCACGCTGCCGGCAGCCCGGTTCGGCGCGGCCTACTGGCAGGACCATGAGCCGGTACGCGAGGCGAGCTCGGTCGCCGGCCATGCGGTCCGGCAGCTCTACCTGGACTGCGGCGCGGTGGACGTGGCGGTGGAACTCGGCGACGACCGGCTGCTCGCGGCGGTGCGGCGCCGCTGGGACGACATGATGCGCACCCGGGCGTACCTCACCGGTGGGCTGGGCAGCCGGCACCGCGACGAGGCGTTCGGCGACCCGTACGAGCTGCCGCCGGACCGGGCGTACGCCGAGACCTGCGCCGCCATCGCCAACGTGATGCTCGCCCGGCGGCTGTCACTGGCGACCGGCGAAGCCGGTTACGCCGACGCGATCGAACGGACCATGTTCAACGGTGTGCTCCCCGGCATCGCGCTGAACGGCACCGAGTTCTTCTACACCAACCCGCTGCAGCGCCGCACCCACCGCGCGCCCGGCGGCACCGGGCAGCGGCAGCCGTGGTACCGCTGCGCCTGCTGCCCACCCAACCTGATGCGCATGCTCAGCACCTGGGAGCAACACCTGGCGACGTACGACGACAGCGGCATCCAGCTGCACCAGTACGCCTCCGCCGACCTCCGGACCCCGGCGACGCTGCTGCGGATGCGCACCGGCTACCCATGGGACGGCCGGATCACCGTCCATGTCGCCGAAACACCGGCGCAGTCCTGGACACTGTCGCTGCGGGTGCCCCGGTGGAGCCGCTCGGCGACCCTGACCGGGCCGGACGGCACCCACACCGTCGACGCCGGCGTGGTCAAACGGCACCGCCGGTGGCAGCCCGGCGACGTGGTCGAGCTCAGCCTCGACCAGCCGGCCCGGATCACCGAACCCGATCCGCGGATCGACGCGGTCCGCGGATGTGTGGCGGTGCAGCGCGGCCCGCTCGTCTACTGCATCGAGGCGGCCGACGCGCCACCGCGTACCGAGATCGAGGAACTGACCTGCGACCCGCGCCGGGAGCTGACGCCGGTGCCGCGGCCGGACATCGCCGAGGCGATGGTCGGGATCGACGTGCCGATGACCGGCGGCCGGACCGCCGGCGCCATCCCCTATTTCGCGTGGGCCAACCGCGGCCCGGGCGGCATGCGGGTCTGGATCCCGGCCTGA
- a CDS encoding LacI family DNA-binding transcriptional regulator codes for MRDIAVASGVSQSTVSRVLNNAPSRVPIAPDTRERVIQAARHLGYRPNPLARGLRGASTNLIGAVVRDFSDVFYAGVIEALVVESMAHGYNVVLGHVHGRLDEATPLTTVLETRHTDAIILLGDMQGYPELLADLRGSPAPVVGLWQGSSPLEFPTANPDERAGIRAGLEHLASLGHRRIGFLSAELPNNYRIREEAYADFMRERFGGVPDGYLQRCAGTLDGGASALAALMAVPEPPTAVAASTDLVGIGALHAAHGHGIAVPGRLSVVGFDDILISAHTVPALTTLRMPIHEIVGFGIAQAVALARDPSAGREASETVFPLPLVVRDSTAPPP; via the coding sequence ATGCGGGACATCGCCGTGGCGTCCGGGGTTTCGCAGAGCACGGTGTCGCGGGTGCTCAACAACGCGCCGTCGCGGGTGCCGATCGCGCCGGACACCCGGGAGCGGGTGATCCAGGCGGCCCGCCACCTGGGTTATCGGCCCAATCCTCTCGCGCGTGGCCTGCGTGGTGCGTCGACGAATCTGATCGGCGCGGTGGTCCGTGACTTCAGCGACGTGTTCTACGCCGGTGTCATCGAGGCGCTCGTGGTCGAGTCGATGGCCCACGGGTACAACGTGGTGCTCGGTCACGTCCACGGCCGGCTCGACGAGGCGACCCCGCTGACCACGGTGCTGGAGACCCGGCACACCGACGCGATCATCCTGCTCGGTGACATGCAGGGCTATCCGGAGCTGCTGGCCGACCTGCGCGGCTCGCCGGCGCCGGTGGTGGGGTTGTGGCAGGGCTCCAGCCCGCTGGAGTTTCCGACCGCCAACCCGGACGAGCGGGCCGGGATCCGGGCCGGGCTGGAGCACCTGGCGTCGCTGGGGCACCGGCGGATCGGGTTCCTGAGCGCGGAGCTGCCCAACAACTACCGGATCCGCGAGGAGGCGTACGCCGACTTCATGCGGGAGCGGTTCGGCGGGGTGCCCGACGGATACCTGCAGCGCTGCGCCGGCACCCTGGACGGCGGCGCGTCGGCGCTGGCCGCGCTGATGGCCGTGCCCGAGCCGCCGACCGCGGTGGCCGCGTCGACCGACCTGGTCGGGATCGGCGCGCTGCACGCCGCGCACGGCCACGGCATCGCGGTGCCGGGCCGGCTGTCGGTGGTCGGCTTCGACGACATCCTGATCTCCGCGCACACCGTGCCCGCGCTCACCACGCTGCGGATGCCGATCCACGAGATCGTCGGCTTCGGCATCGCCCAGGCGGTGGCGCTGGCCCGCGACCCGTCCGCCGGCCGCGAGGCGAGCGAGACGGTGTTCCCGCTGCCGCTGGTCGTGCGCGACTCCACCGCGCCGCCGCCCTGA
- a CDS encoding MFS transporter, whose translation MAETNIGLRSERGPVLAAVMMSTALVAIDATIIATAVPSVVRDLGGFAELPWVFSVYLLAQAVSVPIYGKLSDLFGRKPVILWGIGLFLVGSIMCGAAWSMGVLIAFRAVQGLGAGAIMPSTVTIVGDLYSVRERAKVQGYVASVWGISSVVGPALGGIFSEYVSWRWIFLVNIPLCLAAAAMIGSRFHERVRRGRPVIDYRGATLLATGLTLTMLGILEGGQAWAWNSPASIVVLAVGAALLVAFGISQRTATEPVLPLWIFQRRLLLVSGQLAIGVGAILLALSSYVPAYVQEVLGTGPLVAGFALGALTLGWPLSASQAGRVYLRFGFRACALLGTVLVLLGAVLMLLRLGRDSSVLEVGVYCLIVGLGMGLTAAPTLIAAQSSVGWAERGVVSANNIFLRSLGSALGVAVFGALVNAAVGGGQATPATLTTAVHRIFIGITIVAAVMVALAALIPRSADAAITAGSEQEGTWPDGA comes from the coding sequence ATGGCTGAGACGAATATCGGGCTGCGGTCCGAACGCGGACCCGTGCTCGCCGCGGTGATGATGTCGACCGCGCTGGTCGCCATCGACGCCACGATCATCGCGACGGCCGTACCGTCGGTGGTTCGTGACCTCGGCGGCTTCGCCGAGCTGCCCTGGGTGTTCTCGGTCTACCTGCTCGCCCAGGCCGTGTCGGTGCCGATCTACGGCAAGCTCAGCGACCTGTTCGGCCGCAAACCGGTCATCCTCTGGGGCATCGGGCTGTTCCTGGTCGGGTCGATCATGTGCGGCGCGGCCTGGAGCATGGGCGTGCTGATCGCGTTCCGGGCCGTGCAGGGCCTCGGCGCCGGCGCCATCATGCCCTCCACGGTCACCATCGTCGGCGACCTCTACTCGGTGCGCGAACGCGCCAAGGTGCAGGGCTACGTGGCCAGCGTCTGGGGCATCTCCTCGGTCGTCGGCCCGGCCCTGGGCGGCATCTTCAGCGAGTACGTCTCCTGGCGCTGGATCTTCCTGGTCAACATCCCGCTCTGCCTGGCCGCCGCCGCGATGATCGGAAGCCGGTTCCACGAGCGGGTCCGGCGCGGCCGCCCGGTGATCGACTACCGCGGCGCCACGCTGCTCGCGACCGGGCTGACCCTGACGATGCTCGGCATCCTGGAGGGCGGCCAGGCCTGGGCCTGGAACTCACCGGCCAGCATCGTGGTGCTCGCCGTGGGTGCCGCCCTGCTGGTGGCCTTCGGGATCAGTCAGCGTACGGCCACCGAGCCGGTACTGCCGCTGTGGATCTTCCAGCGACGGCTGCTGCTGGTCAGCGGCCAGCTCGCCATCGGTGTCGGCGCCATCCTGCTCGCTCTCAGCTCCTACGTCCCGGCCTACGTCCAGGAGGTGCTCGGCACCGGACCGCTGGTGGCAGGCTTCGCCCTGGGCGCGCTCACCCTCGGCTGGCCGCTGTCCGCCAGCCAGGCCGGCCGGGTGTACCTGCGTTTCGGCTTCCGCGCCTGCGCCCTGCTCGGCACGGTGCTGGTGCTGCTCGGCGCGGTGCTGATGCTGCTGCGGCTGGGCCGCGACTCCAGCGTGCTCGAGGTCGGGGTGTACTGCCTGATCGTCGGCCTGGGCATGGGCCTGACCGCGGCGCCCACCCTGATCGCCGCGCAGTCCAGCGTCGGCTGGGCCGAACGCGGCGTGGTCAGCGCCAACAACATCTTCCTGCGCTCACTGGGCAGCGCCCTCGGCGTGGCGGTGTTCGGCGCCCTGGTCAACGCGGCGGTCGGCGGCGGGCAGGCCACACCCGCCACGCTCACCACGGCCGTACACCGCATCTTCATCGGCATCACCATCGTGGCGGCGGTGATGGTCG